A genome region from Triticum aestivum cultivar Chinese Spring chromosome 2B, IWGSC CS RefSeq v2.1, whole genome shotgun sequence includes the following:
- the LOC123041687 gene encoding probable methyltransferase At1g27930 gives MKPPGRLATAAAAALLVATSLLVATLLTSPLPLLPLLPCLPGVLAPSGVGYEPSGLAALADAAVYYATTRTVPQQSRAEISLSLDVLRRRAPIRLLVFGLGHDSRLWHALNPGGVTVFLEEDPEWYRIVRAKSPFLRAHLVSYRTRMDHADLLLDSYKNFSSCVPGAGAEAADAPVLVRDNAACPLALHNLPPEVYENEWDMLMLDAPKGYFASAPGRMAAIWTAAAMARARRGEGDTDVFLHDVDRRVEKKYAEEFLCDMFRVGKTGRLWHFSIPPVSRRGNTTASGDGKRPFC, from the coding sequence ATGAAGCCTCCCGGCCGCCTCGCCACTGCCGCTGCAGCGGCATTGCTCGTCGCCACGTCGCTGCTGGTCGCGACCCTCCTCACCTCGCCGCTGCCGTTGCTGCCGTTGCTCCCGTGCCTGCCCGGCGTCCTAGCCCCCTCGGGCGTCGGGTACGAGCCTTCAGGCCTCGCCGCGCTCGCCGACGCCGCGGTGTACTACGCCACAACGCGCACCGTCCCGCAGCAGTCGCGCGCCGAGATCTCCCTCTCTCTCGACGTGCTGCGCCGCCGCGCGCCGATCCGGCTGCTGGTGTTCGGCCTCGGCCATGACTCGCGGCTCTGGCACGCGCTCAACCCCGGCGGCGTCACCGTCTTCCTGGAGGAGGATCCGGAGTGGTACCGCATCGTGCGCGCTAAGTCGCCGTTCCTGCGCGCCCATCTGGTCAGTTACCGCACGCGGATGGACCACGCCGACCTCCTCTTGGACTCCTACAAGAACTTCTCCTCCTGCGTCCCCGGCGCCGGAGCCGAGGCCGCCGACGCCCCCGTGCTGGTCCGCGACAACGCCGCGTGCCCGCTGGCGCTGCACAACCTGCCGCCGGAGGTGTACGAGAACGAGTGGGACATGCTCATGCTGGACGCGCCCAAGGGGTACTTCGCGTCGGCGCCTGGCAGGATGGCGGCGATTTGGACGGCGGCGGCAATGGCGCGGGCGAGGCGCGGCGAGGGGGACACCGACGTGTTCCTGCACGACGTGGACCGCAGGGTGGAGAAGAAGTATGCCGAGGAGTTCCTCTGCGACATGTTCCGGGTGGGAAAGACCGGCCGGCTCTGGCATTTCAGCATTCCACCGGTGTCACGGCGGGGGAACACGACGGCGTCCGGCGATGGCAAGAGGCCTTTTTGCTGA